The Triticum urartu cultivar G1812 chromosome 6, Tu2.1, whole genome shotgun sequence genome includes the window ACGCCCGCCCCGTCGCATCCCGCAACGGCCGCGTCGTCCTGGAGCTCCGGCGCGAGGCGCGCGCCGACGGCCTTACGCTCAGCGTGTGCAACCCCATGACGGGGGAAATCTCCATGCTCCCTCCGCTCTCCGGCGACCACTGCCCCGGGCACTACGTGTGCGCGATACTCACCGGCGACGACCTAGACGTGCCCGCGCCGTCGTGCTTCTTCCGCGTGCTCCTCGTCTACAACCGCCGTAGCTTCACGGCTCTGCGCTCCTGCTCCTCTGCCGACGCCGACGCCGGCGTCGGATGTCGCTGGGGGCCGGAAGAAAGGAAACCCGGCGCCAAGATCAGCGCCAACATGCTGCGCGGTCTTGGCCACGCCGTCGTGGTCGGCGGCGCGGCCTACTGGCCCATGCACCACGAGGCGTTCGGCGTGCGGCTCGACGGCCCGCCGTCGGAGCCCATGGATATGTGTCCGGTGCCCTACAGGCAGCCGCACTATTACGCCGGCGAGCGCCTGCTGGGCACCTCCCCGGACGGGAAGCGCCTGAGCCTCCTCGACGTGGGCTTCCTGGGATGCACGGACTTCTGCATCAACATCGAGACCCAGACGGCTGCCGGCGGGGAGTGGGAGGGGCACGAACAGGCCCGACTCAAACTCATCAGCCTACCCGAGCTCGGGATTACCATGACAACGGCGTTTAAGCTGCGGTGGTTCGGCGAGAAGAGCGGCACGGTGATATTCACCGTCGGAGAAGGAGGAGGGTGCACCAGCCAGGGCGTCTTCATGTTGAACATCACGACGGGATGCCTCGAGAAGCTTGCCGACGGCGTCGAGTGCCACGCGTGGAAATACTTGTGCGGCTACGAGATGGACCGCGAGGCGCTCTTTGCGTCGTCCGATAGATCGGTCCTGACTTCTCGCCAAAAATAGCTCGAGTACCTCAGCACATGCCCATCACAACGCTTGTTTTTCTTTTTCGGGAAATAAACTTCTGCCGTGTGTCTCATGCATGTGATCTTGATTTTGTTTCATGGATGTGTGAAAATTGTACGGATGTCTTTTGGGGTTTTTAACACAATACAGATGCAAACACTCATACATATACGCTTACACTCATCCCTATAAACGCACATACACACATCCTCCCATGAGCACATTCAAGAGATTGAGTCGGCATATTATCTTGAGATTTACGAGGTCATCGTAAGCACCTCGTCGTCGACAGAAAATAAATCCAAAAATGATGCGAGCATCAGAATTTGAACCCTGATGGCTGGGGATATCACTGTTCCTCCAACCATCCAATCACAGGTTGGTCCCTCTCGGGTTAATCACCGGTTTTCCTTTGTTTTACTAGGATTTGTGTCTTTGTCGGGTTTTCATTGATTTTTTCTTTTCTACTTTCTCTTTAGTTTTTTTGTACCTTTTTGGTTTTCAtcgttttttttgttttctttgctTCTTTCTTGGTTTTCATTATTTTTTATTCTGTTTGAATGATTTTCTCCGGGTGTTCCattttctattttattttgaATTCATCTTTTTCTTCAGTTTTCATTgattttctttgtttcttttgtGCATATGGAAAAATGCTGACCATGTATTTTTAATTGTTAAACGtgtatataaaaatatttatcaTGTATAGAAAAATGTAGAACTCACATTTAGTAAATGTAGACATCGAAAAAACTTACTAAAAAATTAGTTCTGTATTTAAAAAATTTaaacatgtatataaaaatgttgatGGTGTATACAAAAAAAGTAAATTGTGTGTGAAAAATCTTTATTGCcattaaaaaatgttgaacacATGACCAACATTTGtttatacatgtttaacatttttaaatacatgatcaacatttttgtACACGTTTGACCATTTTTAAAtacattatgaacattttttcatacacattgtataTTTTTTGTATATACGTTTTTCTTATACATGGAAACATTTTCCGGCCAGTGCTAGGCGTCGGCTGACTGGCCCGACTTTCGGCCGGTAGGTTTCTAGGTGTTCGATGGGACTGCCTCTGACCGTTGGATCTCGTGTTGATTGGTCAACGCACACTTCTCCCTTCGTCTCACGCACGCCGGTAAGAGCAtttccagccgttggcccccagGAGGCGCTAAAAATCGCCCCTGGGGGCGCACCGGCGCAAACCGTGTGCT containing:
- the LOC125514638 gene encoding uncharacterized protein LOC125514638, translating into MPPFRRDRAHPSATPPPYTNGWLWRRQHRRRSRRAGADGKKRDLPGDVLSAILSSVSSSATDIVRCGATCSHSVNAVATHADAISRSLPPPAQFLPHLALGFFHQEARAPRASPALPPRFVPTEAAPRLLGPRPQLEHVATGLFDHARPVASRNGRVVLELRREARADGLTLSVCNPMTGEISMLPPLSGDHCPGHYVCAILTGDDLDVPAPSCFFRVLLVYNRRSFTALRSCSSADADAGVGCRWGPEERKPGAKISANMLRGLGHAVVVGGAAYWPMHHEAFGVRLDGPPSEPMDMCPVPYRQPHYYAGERLLGTSPDGKRLSLLDVGFLGCTDFCINIETQTAAGGEWEGHEQARLKLISLPELGITMTTAFKLRWFGEKSGTVIFTVGEGGGCTSQGVFMLNITTGCLEKLADGVECHAWKYLCGYEMDREALFASSDRSVLTSRQK